One genomic region from Rosa rugosa chromosome 1, drRosRugo1.1, whole genome shotgun sequence encodes:
- the LOC133736590 gene encoding uncharacterized protein LOC133736590 — protein MKKHNLMCLELNVIQGPPQQNRNLEKLINAHATTSQSQQSSRPINAPSNDLENRRCALLNWNNYEEDEVVAEGKISSTNPSTKVHCVPLGRDCWKVWVDVVFDEYQTMEVYRATMDAKQLGEAVGSTLAWPKSSIKMLP, from the exons ATGAAGAAACATAATCTAATGTGTCTTGAACTTAATGTTATACAGGGACCTCCTCAACAGAACAGAAACTTAGAGAAACTGATAAATGCACATGCAACTACTTCTCAG TCACAACAATCAAGTCGACCAATCAATGCTCCAAGCAATGATCTTGAAAATAGAAGATGTGCACTTTTGAATTGGAACaattatgaagaagatgaagtggtGGCTGAAGGGAAGATCTCTTCAACAAATCCAAGTACAAAAGTTCATTGTGTGCCTCTTGGACGAGATTGTTGGAAGGTTTGGGTTGATGTGGTGTTTGATGAGTATCAGACTATGGAAGTGTATAGAGCAACCATGGATGCCAAACAACTTGGTGAAGCTGTAGGAAGCACTCTTGCATGGCCCAAAAGCTCCATTAAAATGCTCCCTTAG
- the LOC133727337 gene encoding secreted RxLR effector protein 161-like codes for MISSLLYLIASRLNISYSVGVCARFQAQPKESHLEAVKRIIRYVAGTIHCGLFYTFDTNVEIAGYSDADWGGNLKDRKSTSGGCFFIGNNLVAWHSKKQNCISLSTAEAEYVAAGSCCTQMLWMKKMLHDYGISQDSQLADLFTKPLDTARFEMLRNALGICSKQ; via the exons ATGATTAGTAGTTTGTTATACCTCATTGCCAGTCGTCTTAATATCTCCTACAGTGTGGGAGTGTGTGCTCGATTTCAAGCTCAACCCAAAGAGTCTCACTTAGAAGCTGTAAAAAGGATCATCCGATATGTTGCTGGTACAATTCACTGTGGTCTTTTCTATACCTTCGACACTAATGTAGAGATTGCAGGATATTCTGATGCTGATTGGGGAGGAAATCTGAAGGACAGAAAAAGCACATCTGGGGGATGCTTTTTCATTGGAAACAATCTGGTTGCATGgcatagcaagaaacaaaacTGTATCTCTCTATCTACTGCCGAAGCTGAGTATGTTGCAGCTGGGAGTTGCTGCACGCAAATGCTTTGGATGAAGAAAATGCTTCATGACTATGGCATCTCTCAAG ATAGTCAACTTGCTGACTTGTTCACTAAACCACTTGACACTGCTAGGTTTGAGATGTTGAGAAATGCTCTAGGGATATGTTCTAAGCAGTAA